Proteins encoded together in one Actinomycetota bacterium window:
- the fmt gene encoding methionyl-tRNA formyltransferase: MSRRVAFFGTPGIAVPTLQALIDSEHEVVGVVTAPDKPRGRGMKLQPSEVKALAVAHGIPVLQPPTLRTEEAQSALTALGADVFVVVAYGLILPKAVLDIPPLGCINVHFSILPRWRGAAPVQWAILEGDASSGVAIMQMDPGMDTGPVLEMVEEPISPDDTSGTLADRLAVLGAKLIPEVVGRLHEITPVIQPEEGVTYASKLTPEHAHIDWAQPAEQIRNRIRAFNPRPGAWTSFNGRRLKVWRAEPIEPASHAPGTLSDQGGELTVHTGTQQLRLVEVQPEGKGRMSGAEFLRGYGRALPLVLG, from the coding sequence ATAAGCCGACGGGTCGCCTTCTTCGGCACCCCCGGCATCGCGGTACCCACCCTGCAGGCGCTTATCGACTCGGAACACGAGGTCGTGGGCGTGGTCACCGCTCCGGACAAACCCAGGGGCCGGGGCATGAAACTCCAGCCGTCGGAAGTCAAGGCCCTGGCGGTGGCCCACGGCATCCCCGTCCTGCAGCCCCCGACGCTGCGAACCGAAGAAGCGCAGTCAGCCCTGACGGCGCTGGGGGCCGATGTCTTCGTGGTGGTCGCCTACGGGCTGATCCTGCCGAAAGCGGTGCTCGACATCCCGCCGCTCGGCTGCATCAACGTCCATTTCTCGATTCTGCCCCGCTGGCGCGGCGCCGCCCCGGTGCAGTGGGCGATCCTCGAAGGTGACGCCAGCTCCGGCGTTGCGATCATGCAGATGGACCCGGGTATGGACACCGGCCCGGTTCTGGAGATGGTGGAGGAGCCGATTTCCCCCGACGACACCTCGGGGACCCTGGCCGACCGGCTGGCGGTTCTCGGTGCGAAGCTGATCCCGGAGGTTGTAGGGCGGCTGCACGAGATCACCCCGGTGATTCAGCCGGAGGAAGGCGTGACCTACGCCTCCAAGCTCACCCCGGAGCACGCCCACATCGACTGGGCTCAGCCGGCAGAGCAGATCAGAAACCGGATCAGGGCGTTCAACCCCCGGCCGGGTGCGTGGACCAGTTTTAACGGCAGACGTCTCAAGGTCTGGCGGGCGGAGCCGATTGAACCGGCGTCGCACGCGCCTGGAACCCTCTCGGACCAGGGCGGCGAGCTGACGGTTCACACGGGCACTCAGCAGCTGAGGTTGGTGGAGGTCCAGCCGGAGGGCAAAGGCCGGATGAGCGGCGCCGAATTCCTTCGGGGCTACGGCCGAGCACTGCCGTTGGTCTTGGGTTAG
- a CDS encoding lytic transglycosylase domain-containing protein → MASELIAAEQALRSPDTNPALLPRLGRIQQAAYRAAVANPEFKKAVLDRAPADLRDNLEANIRAGEQLRRLTNPGTKLPDWTIVEPAPAEELRRYYAEAEAEFGIPWAYLASVHLIETRLGRIRGNSSAGAQGPMQFIPSTWAAYGKGDINNTRDAIFGAARYLKASGAPANMGKALFAYNHSQLYVDAVTIYAQQMLEDERAFNGYYNWQVYYRLPDRDVLLEAGVPIPQQ, encoded by the coding sequence GTGGCATCCGAGCTGATCGCAGCCGAGCAGGCCCTTCGTTCTCCCGACACCAATCCGGCCCTCCTGCCCCGCCTGGGGCGCATCCAGCAGGCGGCGTACCGGGCGGCGGTGGCGAACCCGGAGTTCAAAAAGGCGGTTCTGGACCGGGCGCCTGCGGACCTCAGGGACAACCTCGAAGCCAACATCCGGGCCGGCGAGCAGCTGCGCCGGCTCACGAATCCGGGCACCAAGCTGCCGGACTGGACCATCGTCGAGCCGGCCCCCGCCGAGGAGCTGCGCCGCTACTACGCTGAGGCGGAGGCCGAGTTCGGTATCCCGTGGGCCTACCTGGCGTCGGTTCACCTGATCGAGACCCGCCTGGGCCGCATCCGGGGCAACAGCTCGGCCGGCGCCCAGGGACCGATGCAGTTCATCCCGTCGACGTGGGCGGCCTACGGCAAGGGCGACATCAACAACACCCGGGACGCCATCTTCGGCGCAGCACGATATCTCAAGGCCTCGGGGGCGCCGGCCAACATGGGCAAGGCGCTGTTTGCCTACAACCACAGCCAGCTCTACGTCGACGCCGTGACGATCTACGCCCAGCAGATGCTGGAGGACGAGCGGGCGTTCAACGGCTACTACAACTGGCAGGTGTACTACCGCCTGCCGGACCGGGACGTCCTGCTGGAGGCCGGCGTGCCGATACCGCAGCAGTAG
- a CDS encoding pyridoxamine 5'-phosphate oxidase family protein, with protein sequence MDPKVQSFLEQTGSAAMVTLKKDGTPHAVRVGVTLVDGKLWSSGTRDRVRTKHLRRDPRATLFVFDPKNPANSYNYLGLETTVTILEGPDIPEMSIRMFRAMQGIDVDNPGGRKLKWFGQELDDKAFAAKMVEEGRLIYEFEVNKSYGMF encoded by the coding sequence GTGGACCCCAAGGTTCAGTCGTTTCTGGAGCAGACCGGCTCGGCGGCGATGGTGACATTGAAGAAGGACGGCACTCCGCATGCGGTCCGGGTGGGGGTGACCCTGGTCGACGGCAAGCTGTGGAGCTCCGGCACCCGGGACCGGGTGAGGACCAAACACCTGCGCCGCGACCCCCGGGCAACGCTGTTCGTATTCGACCCCAAGAACCCGGCCAACAGCTACAACTACCTTGGCCTGGAGACGACGGTGACGATCCTCGAGGGCCCGGACATTCCCGAGATGAGCATTCGTATGTTCCGGGCGATGCAAGGAATCGACGTCGACAACCCCGGGGGTCGGAAGCTGAAATGGTTCGGCCAGGAGTTGGACGACAAAGCCTTCGCCGCCAAGATGGTCGAAGAAGGCCGGCTGATCTACGAGTTCGAGGTCAACAAGTCCTACGGGATGTTCTAG
- the def gene encoding peptide deformylase: MSILPIRLYGDPVLRTRASELDELDRRARRLMNNMTDTMKDAPGIGLAAPQVGVLKRIIVWENEEDSGALANPVILERDGMVEGDEGCLSMPGITYPVIRSEVILVEGLDEKGDTVRFETRDLTARIIQHEIDHLDGILFIDHLPPDLRSEALGVLRELAETWDQELAR; this comes from the coding sequence GTGTCGATACTCCCCATTCGGCTTTACGGCGACCCCGTACTGCGCACGCGGGCTTCCGAGCTGGACGAGCTGGACCGCCGGGCCCGCCGCCTCATGAACAACATGACCGACACCATGAAGGACGCCCCCGGCATCGGCCTGGCGGCGCCCCAGGTGGGGGTCCTCAAGCGGATCATCGTCTGGGAGAACGAAGAGGACTCCGGAGCGCTGGCCAACCCGGTGATCCTCGAGCGTGACGGCATGGTCGAGGGCGATGAGGGCTGCCTGTCGATGCCCGGCATCACCTACCCGGTCATCCGCTCGGAGGTGATCCTGGTGGAGGGTCTGGACGAAAAGGGCGACACCGTCCGTTTCGAGACTCGGGACCTCACCGCACGGATCATCCAGCACGAGATCGACCACCTGGACGGCATCCTGTTCATCGACCACCTGCCGCCCGACCTCCGCAGCGAAGCCCTCGGCGTCTTGAGGGAGCTGGCAGAAACCTGGGATCAGGAGCTGGCACGATAA